In Brassica napus cultivar Da-Ae chromosome C2, Da-Ae, whole genome shotgun sequence, the sequence gttCCCCtcaacaaaatgaaaaaaagtggCGAAACCAACaaatagccaaaaaaaaaagatttgacaACTCAACATATTTGTAAATAgattttacacaacaaatcaaaaatcaaattatatgatGTTAATTAgctaattaactaataaaaacatttttaatgctGAATATTGTcattattgaaaaataaatatactagtCAAAGGGATCACACTGAAACAAGGACAATTAAAGAGCCATTTCAAAGAATCCCAAGTGAAGTTCGGTGTTTCGTTTCACATGTTTTCGACACAAGTGGTCCTATTTCGACACAAGTGGTCCTATTTCGACACAAGTGGTTCTAACGAAAGATAGGATCTCATGTTTTGCGCATCTGAAAAACGTTTTCACGACCATCAGACATATACTTATCAAGTCCATGACATGAGGTTAGgtataaacccaaatcctaaacgCAGAAATTTCTCACATAAAGCATCAAAAGATGGGCAGTATAGAAAAGAAATAATTACCTTTATTTGTCTTGTCATTGCATAGGTTCACGTAAAGAAAGTGTAGGAAGCTTCCCAAAGGACTTGTTCATCTATCTTGCTCAAGTCTTCATCGTCGAGACGTTTCCACGTCTTGATACGTTCAACTCCTGTCCATGTATCTCTTCCTTTCCCGAGCTTAGCTTCAATCACTCTCGCTCGTCTGTGCCAATTGGGTCTTCCATAAGCATGGTATCCAAACCCCCCACCGTAACAAAATCATACCCCTTTTAGATTTCCACAGAAGTCATTGACATGGTCGTGTCCTATGAATGCGGCTTTTACATTTCCCATGGACACAAAGGTCTGTAAGAGTCCTGACTGAACGACGGAGCATGCCACACCCTCCTGAAACTGGCCAATAAAGGGTGTGTACCACAGGTCACGGACTTCCGGGATTGGGATGTGGAAGAAGGCTAACGCTGGAGGATTACCAGTAATGCTTTGGTTATCACCCTGTTTAGTTAGTGAGCCTTTTTAGAGGTCAATGAATCTCATTAACAGTGTGTATTCATATAACAAATGGCCCTGCGGATTCTTTTTTTCGGTTATTCTGTTcaggtttttcggttttggttagTTCGGCCACAATCTCACCGAACTGAACCAAGAAGAAtttggttcggttcgatttTCCAATTCCTTGGTTTTggttagattttaatttaaacttttttttaaaaatcgtaTAATATTGGTTAATTCAGGTATATTTAGTTACTTTtagttagtttggttcggttattttggttattttcagTTAGTTTGGCTCGGTTATTTTGGTTATATTCagttaatttagtttcttttttttgaaaaaaatgaattaactGAGAACCAAACCGAAGTATTTTCAAAATCTTCCGAATTGAACCGATCTCAAAACAGAACtgaaccaaaaaccgaaaaatgtCGGTTCGAATCAAACCCGCAGGGCTAATAAAATGTCTGAATATATGAATATTCCGTCAGATGTAATAAGAAATGGCAAGTCTATTTACCTGTTTAGAAGTATCTTGAAGCCAACGAAGCTGAGAATCCTTGATCCATCCATATGTTCGTCTACCTTGGACTGTCTCCCTATCTCCACTGTCAAGAAACAGGAGGTAAAAGACTGTGCTATTCGACAGCACCGAACCAGGTGCACCGTGTACTCTGAGGCGGTAATTCCCAAACCCATCAATCAATCTCAACGCGCCTTGATCTCCGTCGTCATCCTCCACTGGTGGATTGATCTGAGAGAGAGAAAATCCACAAGCGAGAGGAAAGTCATCAACTCTTGACGGTCCAAAGTGGATTCCTGATCATGGTTTCCTAAAATGGCAGCCCATGGGATTCCATATTCAATGGCTGGACCAATGGCTTGAAGAAGCGATTCAGCTGCATCAGTAGTGCTTGATCCAAATATATTATCCCCTATTCATAAACAAACAGAATCAAACAAAACGTAGTGAATCAAGCCTTTCCTAACACATTATCCCATGAAAGTGTTTACTTATTCAAGATTCGTCAGTATAAGCAAAGCTTCTTACTATATCTGGAGATCCTTAAGAACCTATTTAGTAAGTTTACCAGTAAATGCGATCAAATCGGGTCTCTCAGCTTCGATCATCCCCCGAAGGAACCGAGTGGTGTTGAGATCGGAGCAGTAATCGAATTCTGCATCCAACACATCTCTGCATCGAGTGATACTCCCCATACCGTAATGCATATCCGCGACCTATCAGATTGATACAGCAATGCCGatcaaaaaagaaatcaaaagcaCAAGCGGATTGATCGCGAGAATCGGGAAGGGAGGGATGTAACCGACCTGGAGGATCTTGAAGGTTCCATCGTCGCGGAAGCGTAGAGGGAGATTCGGAGACCTTTTGAGACGGATTTTGTTGTGGTTGATGTGTAGCTTGTGGGAGATTAGGGATTCGATGGAGTAGATCAGTGAGATGATTAGGGTTAGGTAGAGGACGGTGTGCTTCCATTTTCCGATTGCTGTTGCAGAGCTCATTCTCTCCTCGTTCTTCTTCGCCACTGTTAGCTAGAGTCGGGAGGGATGAAGATCGATGAATCGTTTCAACTTTCGAAAACGGTTGCGTTTTGGCGGGTTCCAGTGTCGCAAATGGCGGATTGATTAGGCCCATTGGGCTTCTTCTCATACTGTCCATTAATATAAACCATTGAGTAGTTTTATCATAATGTTCTTTTTCGTGCAATGCAAGTAATCGCATTATTTTTGTTCCggatgttaaatatttataccaagttttaagtttttgacaGTGATTACAATGATTAACGGAATGCGAAAATTAAACTACACAATACAACGAAAACGACTttaacaaaaaaccaaaatGGGAAAACTATACTAACAACCAGCTAAGCAGCGGATCAGACAAATACCAAAGAGAGCTAGAAAAGTCTGAGAAGAGGAAACGGTTGCCGCGAGCTACCGAGAAATAGGCGTCCTCAAACCTAGAAGCTATGGATCATGCAGCTTCCGTAACCCGACCCAACATAAACTGGCTCGAAGAATCAAAACACGGACCTTACCAATAACACCAGACAGATGCACCCCCAACGGTACGAGAGTAAGTCTTCACACGACAATGGCGTCATTTAAAAAGCAGATCTTTTGAATGCCGTCTCCAACCCAACCTCTCGTGACCGGCTGCACCCACTGAACCGAACCCACATATAGAGGGAGCGGACCATAACTCACCCTTCAGGAATACGCCTACAAAAAAAGTGGCAGACCGAGTGATCCACTGCCGAACGGAGACTAAACACAGCAGCCACCAACGAGGAAAACAAGACAAAGCCGCACACTAAGTGGGATGAGAGAGCAAGGCGAAAGGCCACGCCTACAAATGATCGCATTATTTTCTACACTAATGAGTGGTTTTTGCAAAACttaaaaacacattttaaaaCGCGTTCATATTACATTCGAAGAAAGAAAAGTTACACCAGTCAAACTCCCCACATTAGTAATGGAAATTTtacattgaaaagaaaaaaaacaaaataaatttataaccgAAAGATCTATTCGAACTTGGAAACTTGGACTTTGTTCGGAAGACATGTACCCATGTACCCACCAACCCCTCCACCATATTTGTTGTTGTCAACTATACCCCCATACACCATCCTAATTACATTTATATCCTTGTCCCCGCCCTTTTTAACCGTTAGTAACCTTGTTTGGAAAATGTCTCTTAACCAACTTTCAAACGCACCCTTCTCAAAGTTACTATTGCCGCCTATCTCCTCCACTAATTTCTCCTCCACGCAAAACCTAACTCCACAGCTGCCGCCTTCTTCCACCTCCGGAAAAACCTCCCTGAAAACCGATGTTATCATTGCCTTCTCGATTCCCGGTTGATATGTCCGATTAAGAACAAACCGGTTCTGAATCATGTTTAGAAAACTACCAGAAGAAATCTCTTCCTCTGCGGTTAGATCGCTTGAAACCGGACTGATCTCTCCctcttcgttttcttcttcaacTTTTATGTTCAAATCGAGATGAGAGCTATTGAAACTCGATTTCTTCTTGATATCTCCTGTCTTAAAATTCTTACCGTCCTTAACCGATAAATCAGATTCCGATTTTCTCTTTCTCCCTAGACATTGTCTCGTGACTTCCAAACCAATCTCCAAAACAGAGTCTCTGTTCTTCCCATTTTCGTCCTTTGTCAAAATAAAGATCGCAGGGCGATGATCAATACCGGTTTTACTCCTCCGGTTCTCTTTAAACCGGTCAGCAAGGAGTTTCAAGAAACGGGAATCCGCTAAACCGATGTCTTCGATCAAGAACACAACCTTCTCACGATTCTCCAGTTCTCTTGCCTTTGACTCGTTGTCTTTCTTCTTAAAGTCGATGTGAACAAGAGACTCGTAAGATCCGAACACTGTTTCAGATATAGTACGAGCTATGACCCTCTTCGCGGCTGCGTCGCTGCCCACTATCATAATCCAACCGTCTTTCTTGTTCAGCACGCAATCCATTAAACTCTCAGCCATCAACCGCATTGTCGCAGCTTGCCATGGTATTCTCTCCTCCAAAGCTTTAACCAAAGCACTGATCTTGTTTCTTGTCTCTTTTACCGAATCTGATCGAAACAGAGAACGCCCCAAAAGGAGTGTGGTCTTCACATTTTGGCTGTCATCGTCAGCTTCATTGATCGTTCCACCCAAATCAAACTCAATAGTGCAAGAATCCTGACGTCTGAATTTGGCAATTGAGTTTGTGGCTCTCTGTTTCGGCTTTAAACTCAACGTGGATGAACCATAAGGCAAGCCAAGTGAATAGTTTTCCCCCATCAGACTAGATTGTCCTGTCTTATTATGTAAATTTTCACAAAACCTGTTCCATTTCCTCCTCAAGGCCATTAGCTCATCCTACACCACACCAAAAACAAGAATTAGATCTTCGAGTTTACCACTGAATCAATCATTTTAACAGTAGATCCAAAGTTCAAATATCTTACATTATGTGGAGATCTGTCATCATGAAACTGGAGCCAAGAAGGCAAGGGCTTCTCTTGATTAAGGGCTTTTGCTTCTCTCTCAAAGCTAGTAACACACTCAGGACAACAACTTAGCACAGAGTTCATTGTCTCTCCGTCCTCAGCTTTGTTGTAACCAGAAAAGGACTTTGTCACAGTAACATTACTCATGTTCCTTGCCTCATGTCCACTGCAATAAACAAAAGGTAAAAAGAGAGAGTGATCAGTGGCACCCTCGTAAATAAACGTCtaaaaacaatcatacaaaaGGTAAAAAGAGACTTGGTTCTTGTAGAAAGATTTCTGTCTAGAAGAAGACAAAAATGTTTCCCTAATACAGGACGGTA encodes:
- the LOC106377538 gene encoding protein SMAX1-LIKE 5, with the translated sequence MRTGGYTVQQTLTTEAASALKQSLTLARRRGHAQVTPLHVAATLLSSRTSLLRKACIKSHPGLPSNYQFAPSPHHHHQNQNHPLQCRALELCLNVALNRLPTIPGPMFHGQPSLANALVAALKRAQAHQRRGCIEQQQQQQEQTQTQFLAVKVELEQLVISILDDPSVSRVMREAGFNSTAVKNCVEECSVSSVFYGGSVVGVFSSPTSPDQQHHHHFQNPQDFNFRNPNVALWQTHFLNQSPDQNPLLVSSSHHQRQRENDLKLVFDVLLSKKTKKKNPVIVGDSVSFTEGFVSELIGRLERGEIDQTGDLKQNHVVKFQFSPMMSKFMRREDVETNINELRKRVVSLMTSGKDVIIFTGDLKWTIKEFNKNGGIDELSSSYSPLDHLVGEIGKLIAEYNDDLDGVNDHSNGCKRRVWVMGTASFQTYMRCQMRQPSLETLWALHPVSVPSSANLGLSLHATSGHEARNMSNVTVTKSFSGYNKAEDGETMNSVLSCCPECVTSFEREAKALNQEKPLPSWLQFHDDRSPHNDELMALRRKWNRFCENLHNKTGQSSLMGENYSLGLPYGSSTLSLKPKQRATNSIAKFRRQDSCTIEFDLGGTINEADDDSQNVKTTLLLGRSLFRSDSVKETRNKISALVKALEERIPWQAATMRLMAESLMDCVLNKKDGWIMIVGSDAAAKRVIARTISETVFGSYESLVHIDFKKKDNESKARELENREKVVFLIEDIGLADSRFLKLLADRFKENRRSKTGIDHRPAIFILTKDENGKNRDSVLEIGLEVTRQCLGRKRKSESDLSVKDGKNFKTGDIKKKSSFNSSHLDLNIKVEEENEEGEISPVSSDLTAEEEISSGSFLNMIQNRFVLNRTYQPGIEKAMITSVFREVFPEVEEGGSCGVRFCVEEKLVEEIGGNSNFEKGAFESWLRDIFQTRLLTVKKGGDKDINVIRMVYGGIVDNNKYGGGVGGYMGTCLPNKVQVSKFE
- the LOC106375093 gene encoding probable inactive purple acid phosphatase 28 → MSSATAIGKWKHTVLYLTLIISLIYSIESLISHKLHINHNKIRLKRSPNLPLRFRDDGTFKILQVADMHYGMGSITRCRDVLDAEFDYCSDLNTTRFLRGMIEAERPDLIAFTGDNIFGSSTTDAAESLLQAIGPAIEYGIPWINPPVEDDDGDQGALRLIDGFGNYRLRVHGAPGSVLSNSTVFYLLFLDSGDRETVQGRRTYGWIKDSQLRWLQDTSKQGDNQSITGNPPALAFFHIPIPEVRDLWYTPFIGQFQEGVACSVVQSGLLQTFVSMGNVKAAFIGHDHVNDFCGNLKGV